From the genome of Homo sapiens chromosome 19 genomic scaffold, GRCh38.p14 alternate locus group ALT_REF_LOCI_7 HSCHR19LRC_PGF1_CTG3_1, one region includes:
- the LOC102725035 gene encoding leukocyte immunoglobulin-like receptor subfamily A member 6 isoform X3, which produces MTPALTALLCLGLSLGPRTRVQAGPFPKPTLWAEPGSVISWGSPVTIWCQGSLEAQEYRLDKEGSPEPLDRNNPLEPKNKARFSIPSMTEHHAGRYRCHYYSSAGWSEPSDPLELVMTGFYNKPTLSALPSPVVASGGNMTLRCGSQKGYHHFVLMKEGEHQLPRTLDSQQLHSGGFQALFPVGPVNPSHRWRFTCYYYYMNTPQVWSHPSDPLEILPSGVSRKPSLLTLQGPVLAPGQSLTLQCGSDVGYDRFVLYKEGERDFLQRPGQQPQAGLSQANFTLGPVSPSHGGQYRCYGAHNLSSEWSAPSDPLNILMAGQIYDTVSLSAQPGPTVASGENVTLLCQSWWQFDTFLLTKEGAAHPPLRLRSMYGAHKYQAEFPMSPVTSAHAGTYRCYGSYSSNPHLLSFPSEPLELMVSGHSGGSSLPPTGPPSTPGLGRYLEVLIGVSVAFVLLLFLLLFLLLRRQRHSKHRTSDQRKTDFQRPAGAAETEPKDRGLLRRSSPAADVQEENLCKRKRGDKWGCWRDRSPKISVATGRGWEGSGAPWKMVLPHTVGPPCIRWPHLGAGQGASRTERSQRTRRRTPCSAPADAAVKDTQSEDRVELDSQSPHDEDPQAVTYAPVKHSSPRREMASPPSSLSGEFLDTKDRQVEEDRQMDTEAAASEASQDVTYAQLHSLTLRRKATEPPPSQEGEPPAEPSIYATLAIH; this is translated from the exons ATGACGCCCGCCCTCACAGCCCTGCTCTGCCTTG GGCTGAGTCTGGGCCCCAGGACCCGCGTGCAGGCAG GGCCCTTCCCCAAACCCACCCTCTGGGCTGAGCCAGGCTCTGTGATCAGCTGGGGGAGCCCCGTGACCATCTGGTGTCAGGGgagcctggaggcccaggagtaCCGACTGGATAAAGAGGGAAGCCCAGAGCCCTTGGACAGAAATAACCCACTGGAACCCAAGAACAAGGCCAGATTCTCCATCCCATCCATGACAGAGCACCATGCGGGGAGATACCGCTGCCACTATTACAGCTCTGCAGGCTGGTCAGAGCCCAGCGACCCCCTGGAGCTGGTGATGACAG GATTCTACAACAAACCCACCCTCtcagccctgcccagccctgtggTGGCCTCAGGGGGGAATATGACCCTCCGATGTGGCTCACAGAAGGGATATCACCATTTTGTTCTGATGAAGGAAGGAGAACACCAGCTCCCCCGGACCCTGGACTCACAGCAGCTCCACAGTGGGGGGTTCCAGGCCCTGTTCCCTGTGGGCCCCGTGAACCCCAGCCACAGGTGGAGGTTCACATGCTATTACTATTATATGAACACCCCCCAGGTGTGGTCCCACCCCAGTGACCCCCTGGAGATTCTGCCCTCAG GCGTGTCTAGGAAGCCCTCCCTCCTGACCCTGCAGGGCCCTGTCCTGGCCCCTGGGCAGAGCCTGACCCTCCAGTGTGGCTCTGATGTCGGCTACGACAGATTTGTTCTGTATAAGGAGGGGGAACGTGACTTCCTCCAGCGCCCTGGCCAGCAGCCCCAGGCTGGGCTCTCCCAGGCCAACTTCACCCTGGGCCCTGTGAGCCCCTCCCACGGGGGCCAGTACAGGTGCTATGGTGCACACAACCTCTCCTCCGAGTGGTCGGCCCCCAGCGACCCCCTGAACATCCTGATGGCAG GACAGATCTATGACACCGTCTCCCTGTCAGCACAGCCGGGCCCCACAGTGGCCTCAGGAGAGAACGTGACCCTGCTGTGTCAGTCATGGTGGCAGTTTGACACTTTCCTTCTGACCAAAGAAGGGGCAGCCCATCCCCCACTGCGTCTGAGATCAATGTACGGAGCTCATAAGTACCAGGCTGAATTCCCCATGAGTCCTGTGACCTCAGCCCACGCGGGGACCTACAGGTGCTACGGCTCATACAGCTCCAACCCCCACCTGCTGTCTTTCCCCAGTGAGCCCCTGGAACTCATGGTCTCAG GACACTCTGGAGGCTCCAGCCTCCCACCCACAGGGCCGCCCTCCACACCTG GTCTGGGAAGATACCTGGAGGTTTTGATTGGGGTCTCGGTGGCCTTCGTCctgctgctcttcctcctcctcttcctcctcctccgaCGTCAGCGTCACAGCAAACACAGGACATCTG ACCAGAGAAAGACTGATTTCCAGCGTCCTGCAGGGGCTGCGGAGACAGAGCCCAAGGACAGGGGCCTGCTGAGGAG GTCCAGCCCAGCTGCTGACGTCCAGGAAGAAAACCTCTGTAAGAGGAAGAGAGGGGACAAATGGGGGTGCTGGAGAGACAGGAGTCCCAAAATTTCAGTAGCAAcagggaggggctgggaagggTCTGGGGCTCCGTGGAAGATGGTCTTGCCCCACACTGTGGGACCTCCCTGCATTCGGTGGCCCCATCTGGGAGCAGGGCAGGGGGCCAGCAGGACTGAGAGGTCTCAGAGAACCAGGAGACGAACCCCTTGCTCTGCCCCAGCAGATGCTGCCGTGAAGGACACACAGTCTGAGGACAGGGTGGAGCTGGACAGTCAG AGCCCACACGATGAAGACCCCCAGGCAGTGACGTATGCCCCGGTGAAACACTCCAGTCCTAGGAGAGAAAtggcctctcctccctcctcactgTCTGGGGAATTCCTGGACACAAAGGACAGACAGGTGGAAGAGGACAGGCAGATGGACACTGAG GCTGCTGCATCTGAAGCCTCCCAGGATGTGACCTACGCCCAGCTGCACAGCTTGACCCTTAGACGGAAGGCAACTGAGCCTCCTCCATCCCAGGAAGGGGAACCTCCAGCTGAGCCCAGCATCTACGCCACTCTGGCCATCCACTAG
- the LOC102725035 gene encoding leukocyte immunoglobulin-like receptor subfamily A member 6 isoform X1, with protein MTPALTALLCLGLSLGPRTRVQAGPFPKPTLWAEPGSVISWGSPVTIWCQGSLEAQEYRLDKEGSPEPLDRNNPLEPKNKARFSIPSMTEHHAGRYRCHYYSSAGWSEPSDPLELVMTGFYNKPTLSALPSPVVASGGNMTLRCGSQKGYHHFVLMKEGEHQLPRTLDSQQLHSGGFQALFPVGPVNPSHRWRFTCYYYYMNTPQVWSHPSDPLEILPSGVSRKPSLLTLQGPVLAPGQSLTLQCGSDVGYDRFVLYKEGERDFLQRPGQQPQAGLSQANFTLGPVSPSHGGQYRCYGAHNLSSEWSAPSDPLNILMAGQIYDTVSLSAQPGPTVASGENVTLLCQSWWQFDTFLLTKEGAAHPPLRLRSMYGAHKYQAEFPMSPVTSAHAGTYRCYGSYSSNPHLLSFPSEPLELMVSGHSGGSSLPPTGPPSTPGLGRYLEVLIGVSVAFVLLLFLLLFLLLRRQRHSKHRTSDQRKTDFQRPAGAAETEPKDRGLLRRSSPAADVQEENLCKRKRGDKWGCWRDRSPKISVATGRGWEGSGAPWKMVLPHTVGPPCIRWPHLGAGQGASRTERSQRTRRRTPCSAPADAAVKDTQSEDRVELDSQQSPHDEDPQAVTYAPVKHSSPRREMASPPSSLSGEFLDTKDRQVEEDRQMDTEAAASEASQDVTYAQLHSLTLRRKATEPPPSQEGEPPAEPSIYATLAIH; from the exons ATGACGCCCGCCCTCACAGCCCTGCTCTGCCTTG GGCTGAGTCTGGGCCCCAGGACCCGCGTGCAGGCAG GGCCCTTCCCCAAACCCACCCTCTGGGCTGAGCCAGGCTCTGTGATCAGCTGGGGGAGCCCCGTGACCATCTGGTGTCAGGGgagcctggaggcccaggagtaCCGACTGGATAAAGAGGGAAGCCCAGAGCCCTTGGACAGAAATAACCCACTGGAACCCAAGAACAAGGCCAGATTCTCCATCCCATCCATGACAGAGCACCATGCGGGGAGATACCGCTGCCACTATTACAGCTCTGCAGGCTGGTCAGAGCCCAGCGACCCCCTGGAGCTGGTGATGACAG GATTCTACAACAAACCCACCCTCtcagccctgcccagccctgtggTGGCCTCAGGGGGGAATATGACCCTCCGATGTGGCTCACAGAAGGGATATCACCATTTTGTTCTGATGAAGGAAGGAGAACACCAGCTCCCCCGGACCCTGGACTCACAGCAGCTCCACAGTGGGGGGTTCCAGGCCCTGTTCCCTGTGGGCCCCGTGAACCCCAGCCACAGGTGGAGGTTCACATGCTATTACTATTATATGAACACCCCCCAGGTGTGGTCCCACCCCAGTGACCCCCTGGAGATTCTGCCCTCAG GCGTGTCTAGGAAGCCCTCCCTCCTGACCCTGCAGGGCCCTGTCCTGGCCCCTGGGCAGAGCCTGACCCTCCAGTGTGGCTCTGATGTCGGCTACGACAGATTTGTTCTGTATAAGGAGGGGGAACGTGACTTCCTCCAGCGCCCTGGCCAGCAGCCCCAGGCTGGGCTCTCCCAGGCCAACTTCACCCTGGGCCCTGTGAGCCCCTCCCACGGGGGCCAGTACAGGTGCTATGGTGCACACAACCTCTCCTCCGAGTGGTCGGCCCCCAGCGACCCCCTGAACATCCTGATGGCAG GACAGATCTATGACACCGTCTCCCTGTCAGCACAGCCGGGCCCCACAGTGGCCTCAGGAGAGAACGTGACCCTGCTGTGTCAGTCATGGTGGCAGTTTGACACTTTCCTTCTGACCAAAGAAGGGGCAGCCCATCCCCCACTGCGTCTGAGATCAATGTACGGAGCTCATAAGTACCAGGCTGAATTCCCCATGAGTCCTGTGACCTCAGCCCACGCGGGGACCTACAGGTGCTACGGCTCATACAGCTCCAACCCCCACCTGCTGTCTTTCCCCAGTGAGCCCCTGGAACTCATGGTCTCAG GACACTCTGGAGGCTCCAGCCTCCCACCCACAGGGCCGCCCTCCACACCTG GTCTGGGAAGATACCTGGAGGTTTTGATTGGGGTCTCGGTGGCCTTCGTCctgctgctcttcctcctcctcttcctcctcctccgaCGTCAGCGTCACAGCAAACACAGGACATCTG ACCAGAGAAAGACTGATTTCCAGCGTCCTGCAGGGGCTGCGGAGACAGAGCCCAAGGACAGGGGCCTGCTGAGGAG GTCCAGCCCAGCTGCTGACGTCCAGGAAGAAAACCTCTGTAAGAGGAAGAGAGGGGACAAATGGGGGTGCTGGAGAGACAGGAGTCCCAAAATTTCAGTAGCAAcagggaggggctgggaagggTCTGGGGCTCCGTGGAAGATGGTCTTGCCCCACACTGTGGGACCTCCCTGCATTCGGTGGCCCCATCTGGGAGCAGGGCAGGGGGCCAGCAGGACTGAGAGGTCTCAGAGAACCAGGAGACGAACCCCTTGCTCTGCCCCAGCAGATGCTGCCGTGAAGGACACACAGTCTGAGGACAGGGTGGAGCTGGACAGTCAG CAGAGCCCACACGATGAAGACCCCCAGGCAGTGACGTATGCCCCGGTGAAACACTCCAGTCCTAGGAGAGAAAtggcctctcctccctcctcactgTCTGGGGAATTCCTGGACACAAAGGACAGACAGGTGGAAGAGGACAGGCAGATGGACACTGAG GCTGCTGCATCTGAAGCCTCCCAGGATGTGACCTACGCCCAGCTGCACAGCTTGACCCTTAGACGGAAGGCAACTGAGCCTCCTCCATCCCAGGAAGGGGAACCTCCAGCTGAGCCCAGCATCTACGCCACTCTGGCCATCCACTAG
- the LOC102725035 gene encoding leukocyte immunoglobulin-like receptor subfamily B member 3 isoform X6: MTPALTALLCLGLSLGPRTRVQAGPFPKPTLWAEPGSVISWGSPVTIWCQGSLEAQEYRLDKEGSPEPLDRNNPLEPKNKARFSIPSMTEHHAGRYRCHYYSSAGWSEPSDPLELVMTGFYNKPTLSALPSPVVASGGNMTLRCGSQKGYHHFVLMKEGEHQLPRTLDSQQLHSGGFQALFPVGPVNPSHRWRFTCYYYYMNTPQVWSHPSDPLEILPSGVSRKPSLLTLQGPVLAPGQSLTLQCGSDVGYDRFVLYKEGERDFLQRPGQQPQAGLSQANFTLGPVSPSHGGQYRCYGAHNLSSEWSAPSDPLNILMAGQIYDTVSLSAQPGPTVASGENVTLLCQSWWQFDTFLLTKEGAAHPPLRLRSMYGAHKYQAEFPMSPVTSAHAGTYRCYGSYSSNPHLLSFPSEPLELMVSGHSGGSSLPPTGPPSTPGLGRYLEVLIGVSVAFVLLLFLLLFLLLRRQRHSKHRTSDQRKTDFQRPAGAAETEPKDRGLLRRSSPAADVQEENLYAAVKDTQSEDRVELDSQSPHDEDPQAVTYAPVKHSSPRREMASPPSSLSGEFLDTKDRQVEEDRQMDTEAAASEASQDVTYAQLHSLTLRRKATEPPPSQEGEPPAEPSIYATLAIH; this comes from the exons ATGACGCCCGCCCTCACAGCCCTGCTCTGCCTTG GGCTGAGTCTGGGCCCCAGGACCCGCGTGCAGGCAG GGCCCTTCCCCAAACCCACCCTCTGGGCTGAGCCAGGCTCTGTGATCAGCTGGGGGAGCCCCGTGACCATCTGGTGTCAGGGgagcctggaggcccaggagtaCCGACTGGATAAAGAGGGAAGCCCAGAGCCCTTGGACAGAAATAACCCACTGGAACCCAAGAACAAGGCCAGATTCTCCATCCCATCCATGACAGAGCACCATGCGGGGAGATACCGCTGCCACTATTACAGCTCTGCAGGCTGGTCAGAGCCCAGCGACCCCCTGGAGCTGGTGATGACAG GATTCTACAACAAACCCACCCTCtcagccctgcccagccctgtggTGGCCTCAGGGGGGAATATGACCCTCCGATGTGGCTCACAGAAGGGATATCACCATTTTGTTCTGATGAAGGAAGGAGAACACCAGCTCCCCCGGACCCTGGACTCACAGCAGCTCCACAGTGGGGGGTTCCAGGCCCTGTTCCCTGTGGGCCCCGTGAACCCCAGCCACAGGTGGAGGTTCACATGCTATTACTATTATATGAACACCCCCCAGGTGTGGTCCCACCCCAGTGACCCCCTGGAGATTCTGCCCTCAG GCGTGTCTAGGAAGCCCTCCCTCCTGACCCTGCAGGGCCCTGTCCTGGCCCCTGGGCAGAGCCTGACCCTCCAGTGTGGCTCTGATGTCGGCTACGACAGATTTGTTCTGTATAAGGAGGGGGAACGTGACTTCCTCCAGCGCCCTGGCCAGCAGCCCCAGGCTGGGCTCTCCCAGGCCAACTTCACCCTGGGCCCTGTGAGCCCCTCCCACGGGGGCCAGTACAGGTGCTATGGTGCACACAACCTCTCCTCCGAGTGGTCGGCCCCCAGCGACCCCCTGAACATCCTGATGGCAG GACAGATCTATGACACCGTCTCCCTGTCAGCACAGCCGGGCCCCACAGTGGCCTCAGGAGAGAACGTGACCCTGCTGTGTCAGTCATGGTGGCAGTTTGACACTTTCCTTCTGACCAAAGAAGGGGCAGCCCATCCCCCACTGCGTCTGAGATCAATGTACGGAGCTCATAAGTACCAGGCTGAATTCCCCATGAGTCCTGTGACCTCAGCCCACGCGGGGACCTACAGGTGCTACGGCTCATACAGCTCCAACCCCCACCTGCTGTCTTTCCCCAGTGAGCCCCTGGAACTCATGGTCTCAG GACACTCTGGAGGCTCCAGCCTCCCACCCACAGGGCCGCCCTCCACACCTG GTCTGGGAAGATACCTGGAGGTTTTGATTGGGGTCTCGGTGGCCTTCGTCctgctgctcttcctcctcctcttcctcctcctccgaCGTCAGCGTCACAGCAAACACAGGACATCTG ACCAGAGAAAGACTGATTTCCAGCGTCCTGCAGGGGCTGCGGAGACAGAGCCCAAGGACAGGGGCCTGCTGAGGAG GTCCAGCCCAGCTGCTGACGTCCAGGAAGAAAACCTCT ATGCTGCCGTGAAGGACACACAGTCTGAGGACAGGGTGGAGCTGGACAGTCAG AGCCCACACGATGAAGACCCCCAGGCAGTGACGTATGCCCCGGTGAAACACTCCAGTCCTAGGAGAGAAAtggcctctcctccctcctcactgTCTGGGGAATTCCTGGACACAAAGGACAGACAGGTGGAAGAGGACAGGCAGATGGACACTGAG GCTGCTGCATCTGAAGCCTCCCAGGATGTGACCTACGCCCAGCTGCACAGCTTGACCCTTAGACGGAAGGCAACTGAGCCTCCTCCATCCCAGGAAGGGGAACCTCCAGCTGAGCCCAGCATCTACGCCACTCTGGCCATCCACTAG
- the LOC102725035 gene encoding leukocyte immunoglobulin-like receptor subfamily B member 3 isoform X4, giving the protein MTPALTALLCLGLSLGPRTRVQAGPFPKPTLWAEPGSVISWGSPVTIWCQGSLEAQEYRLDKEGSPEPLDRNNPLEPKNKARFSIPSMTEHHAGRYRCHYYSSAGWSEPSDPLELVMTGFYNKPTLSALPSPVVASGGNMTLRCGSQKGYHHFVLMKEGEHQLPRTLDSQQLHSGGFQALFPVGPVNPSHRWRFTCYYYYMNTPQVWSHPSDPLEILPSGVSRKPSLLTLQGPVLAPGQSLTLQCGSDVGYDRFVLYKEGERDFLQRPGQQPQAGLSQANFTLGPVSPSHGGQYRCYGAHNLSSEWSAPSDPLNILMAGQIYDTVSLSAQPGPTVASGENVTLLCQSWWQFDTFLLTKEGAAHPPLRLRSMYGAHKYQAEFPMSPVTSAHAGTYRCYGSYSSNPHLLSFPSEPLELMVSGHSGGSSLPPTGPPSTPGGPEDQPLNPPGSGPQNGLGRYLEVLIGVSVAFVLLLFLLLFLLLRRQRHSKHRTSDQRKTDFQRPAGAAETEPKDRGLLRRSSPAADVQEENLYAAVKDTQSEDRVELDSQSPHDEDPQAVTYAPVKHSSPRREMASPPSSLSGEFLDTKDRQVEEDRQMDTEAAASEASQDVTYAQLHSLTLRRKATEPPPSQEGEPPAEPSIYATLAIH; this is encoded by the exons ATGACGCCCGCCCTCACAGCCCTGCTCTGCCTTG GGCTGAGTCTGGGCCCCAGGACCCGCGTGCAGGCAG GGCCCTTCCCCAAACCCACCCTCTGGGCTGAGCCAGGCTCTGTGATCAGCTGGGGGAGCCCCGTGACCATCTGGTGTCAGGGgagcctggaggcccaggagtaCCGACTGGATAAAGAGGGAAGCCCAGAGCCCTTGGACAGAAATAACCCACTGGAACCCAAGAACAAGGCCAGATTCTCCATCCCATCCATGACAGAGCACCATGCGGGGAGATACCGCTGCCACTATTACAGCTCTGCAGGCTGGTCAGAGCCCAGCGACCCCCTGGAGCTGGTGATGACAG GATTCTACAACAAACCCACCCTCtcagccctgcccagccctgtggTGGCCTCAGGGGGGAATATGACCCTCCGATGTGGCTCACAGAAGGGATATCACCATTTTGTTCTGATGAAGGAAGGAGAACACCAGCTCCCCCGGACCCTGGACTCACAGCAGCTCCACAGTGGGGGGTTCCAGGCCCTGTTCCCTGTGGGCCCCGTGAACCCCAGCCACAGGTGGAGGTTCACATGCTATTACTATTATATGAACACCCCCCAGGTGTGGTCCCACCCCAGTGACCCCCTGGAGATTCTGCCCTCAG GCGTGTCTAGGAAGCCCTCCCTCCTGACCCTGCAGGGCCCTGTCCTGGCCCCTGGGCAGAGCCTGACCCTCCAGTGTGGCTCTGATGTCGGCTACGACAGATTTGTTCTGTATAAGGAGGGGGAACGTGACTTCCTCCAGCGCCCTGGCCAGCAGCCCCAGGCTGGGCTCTCCCAGGCCAACTTCACCCTGGGCCCTGTGAGCCCCTCCCACGGGGGCCAGTACAGGTGCTATGGTGCACACAACCTCTCCTCCGAGTGGTCGGCCCCCAGCGACCCCCTGAACATCCTGATGGCAG GACAGATCTATGACACCGTCTCCCTGTCAGCACAGCCGGGCCCCACAGTGGCCTCAGGAGAGAACGTGACCCTGCTGTGTCAGTCATGGTGGCAGTTTGACACTTTCCTTCTGACCAAAGAAGGGGCAGCCCATCCCCCACTGCGTCTGAGATCAATGTACGGAGCTCATAAGTACCAGGCTGAATTCCCCATGAGTCCTGTGACCTCAGCCCACGCGGGGACCTACAGGTGCTACGGCTCATACAGCTCCAACCCCCACCTGCTGTCTTTCCCCAGTGAGCCCCTGGAACTCATGGTCTCAG GACACTCTGGAGGCTCCAGCCTCCCACCCACAGGGCCGCCCTCCACACCTG gaggtcctgaggacCAGCCCCTTAACCCCCCAGGGTCAGGCCCTCAGAATG GTCTGGGAAGATACCTGGAGGTTTTGATTGGGGTCTCGGTGGCCTTCGTCctgctgctcttcctcctcctcttcctcctcctccgaCGTCAGCGTCACAGCAAACACAGGACATCTG ACCAGAGAAAGACTGATTTCCAGCGTCCTGCAGGGGCTGCGGAGACAGAGCCCAAGGACAGGGGCCTGCTGAGGAG GTCCAGCCCAGCTGCTGACGTCCAGGAAGAAAACCTCT ATGCTGCCGTGAAGGACACACAGTCTGAGGACAGGGTGGAGCTGGACAGTCAG AGCCCACACGATGAAGACCCCCAGGCAGTGACGTATGCCCCGGTGAAACACTCCAGTCCTAGGAGAGAAAtggcctctcctccctcctcactgTCTGGGGAATTCCTGGACACAAAGGACAGACAGGTGGAAGAGGACAGGCAGATGGACACTGAG GCTGCTGCATCTGAAGCCTCCCAGGATGTGACCTACGCCCAGCTGCACAGCTTGACCCTTAGACGGAAGGCAACTGAGCCTCCTCCATCCCAGGAAGGGGAACCTCCAGCTGAGCCCAGCATCTACGCCACTCTGGCCATCCACTAG
- the LOC102725035 gene encoding leukocyte immunoglobulin-like receptor subfamily B member 3 isoform X2 — protein sequence MTPALTALLCLGLSLGPRTRVQAGPFPKPTLWAEPGSVISWGSPVTIWCQGSLEAQEYRLDKEGSPEPLDRNNPLEPKNKARFSIPSMTEHHAGRYRCHYYSSAGWSEPSDPLELVMTGFYNKPTLSALPSPVVASGGNMTLRCGSQKGYHHFVLMKEGEHQLPRTLDSQQLHSGGFQALFPVGPVNPSHRWRFTCYYYYMNTPQVWSHPSDPLEILPSGVSRKPSLLTLQGPVLAPGQSLTLQCGSDVGYDRFVLYKEGERDFLQRPGQQPQAGLSQANFTLGPVSPSHGGQYRCYGAHNLSSEWSAPSDPLNILMAGQIYDTVSLSAQPGPTVASGENVTLLCQSWWQFDTFLLTKEGAAHPPLRLRSMYGAHKYQAEFPMSPVTSAHAGTYRCYGSYSSNPHLLSFPSEPLELMVSGHSGGSSLPPTGPPSTPGGPEDQPLNPPGSGPQNGLGRYLEVLIGVSVAFVLLLFLLLFLLLRRQRHSKHRTSDQRKTDFQRPAGAAETEPKDRGLLRRSSPAADVQEENLYAAVKDTQSEDRVELDSQQSPHDEDPQAVTYAPVKHSSPRREMASPPSSLSGEFLDTKDRQVEEDRQMDTEAAASEASQDVTYAQLHSLTLRRKATEPPPSQEGEPPAEPSIYATLAIH from the exons ATGACGCCCGCCCTCACAGCCCTGCTCTGCCTTG GGCTGAGTCTGGGCCCCAGGACCCGCGTGCAGGCAG GGCCCTTCCCCAAACCCACCCTCTGGGCTGAGCCAGGCTCTGTGATCAGCTGGGGGAGCCCCGTGACCATCTGGTGTCAGGGgagcctggaggcccaggagtaCCGACTGGATAAAGAGGGAAGCCCAGAGCCCTTGGACAGAAATAACCCACTGGAACCCAAGAACAAGGCCAGATTCTCCATCCCATCCATGACAGAGCACCATGCGGGGAGATACCGCTGCCACTATTACAGCTCTGCAGGCTGGTCAGAGCCCAGCGACCCCCTGGAGCTGGTGATGACAG GATTCTACAACAAACCCACCCTCtcagccctgcccagccctgtggTGGCCTCAGGGGGGAATATGACCCTCCGATGTGGCTCACAGAAGGGATATCACCATTTTGTTCTGATGAAGGAAGGAGAACACCAGCTCCCCCGGACCCTGGACTCACAGCAGCTCCACAGTGGGGGGTTCCAGGCCCTGTTCCCTGTGGGCCCCGTGAACCCCAGCCACAGGTGGAGGTTCACATGCTATTACTATTATATGAACACCCCCCAGGTGTGGTCCCACCCCAGTGACCCCCTGGAGATTCTGCCCTCAG GCGTGTCTAGGAAGCCCTCCCTCCTGACCCTGCAGGGCCCTGTCCTGGCCCCTGGGCAGAGCCTGACCCTCCAGTGTGGCTCTGATGTCGGCTACGACAGATTTGTTCTGTATAAGGAGGGGGAACGTGACTTCCTCCAGCGCCCTGGCCAGCAGCCCCAGGCTGGGCTCTCCCAGGCCAACTTCACCCTGGGCCCTGTGAGCCCCTCCCACGGGGGCCAGTACAGGTGCTATGGTGCACACAACCTCTCCTCCGAGTGGTCGGCCCCCAGCGACCCCCTGAACATCCTGATGGCAG GACAGATCTATGACACCGTCTCCCTGTCAGCACAGCCGGGCCCCACAGTGGCCTCAGGAGAGAACGTGACCCTGCTGTGTCAGTCATGGTGGCAGTTTGACACTTTCCTTCTGACCAAAGAAGGGGCAGCCCATCCCCCACTGCGTCTGAGATCAATGTACGGAGCTCATAAGTACCAGGCTGAATTCCCCATGAGTCCTGTGACCTCAGCCCACGCGGGGACCTACAGGTGCTACGGCTCATACAGCTCCAACCCCCACCTGCTGTCTTTCCCCAGTGAGCCCCTGGAACTCATGGTCTCAG GACACTCTGGAGGCTCCAGCCTCCCACCCACAGGGCCGCCCTCCACACCTG gaggtcctgaggacCAGCCCCTTAACCCCCCAGGGTCAGGCCCTCAGAATG GTCTGGGAAGATACCTGGAGGTTTTGATTGGGGTCTCGGTGGCCTTCGTCctgctgctcttcctcctcctcttcctcctcctccgaCGTCAGCGTCACAGCAAACACAGGACATCTG ACCAGAGAAAGACTGATTTCCAGCGTCCTGCAGGGGCTGCGGAGACAGAGCCCAAGGACAGGGGCCTGCTGAGGAG GTCCAGCCCAGCTGCTGACGTCCAGGAAGAAAACCTCT ATGCTGCCGTGAAGGACACACAGTCTGAGGACAGGGTGGAGCTGGACAGTCAG CAGAGCCCACACGATGAAGACCCCCAGGCAGTGACGTATGCCCCGGTGAAACACTCCAGTCCTAGGAGAGAAAtggcctctcctccctcctcactgTCTGGGGAATTCCTGGACACAAAGGACAGACAGGTGGAAGAGGACAGGCAGATGGACACTGAG GCTGCTGCATCTGAAGCCTCCCAGGATGTGACCTACGCCCAGCTGCACAGCTTGACCCTTAGACGGAAGGCAACTGAGCCTCCTCCATCCCAGGAAGGGGAACCTCCAGCTGAGCCCAGCATCTACGCCACTCTGGCCATCCACTAG